A stretch of the Macrobrachium nipponense isolate FS-2020 chromosome 23, ASM1510439v2, whole genome shotgun sequence genome encodes the following:
- the LOC135198164 gene encoding pupal cuticle protein 36a-like, translated as MNNGSWIRYDKAGFDVVCPDCTTAPCPIFVAADGIIQFRVFLSFVSSLQPLGLPLNMSWKIAFLFLVAVMAAVTVAAPAPLALAQPKGGFGHGFQFSRFGHGFGGHGFGHGFGHGFGHRGFGHGFGHGFGRGFGHGFGHGGFGGFGHGGFGGFGGGYGW; from the exons atgaataatggttcctggatccgttatgataaggccggattcgacgtcgtgtgtccggactgTACCACCGCCCCatgccctatcttcgtagcagccgatg GTATCATTCAGTTCCgagtcttcctctccttcgtctcTTCTCTTCAGCCTCTTGGATTACCTCTCAATATGAGCTGGAAAATC GCCTTCCTGTTCCTCGTGGCCGTTATGGCAGCCGTAACCGTCGCAGCTCCAGCACCCTTAGCCCTTGCTCAACCGAAGGGCGGCTTCGGACACGGATTCCAGTTTTCACGATTCGGACACGGCTTCGGCGGACACGGCTTCGGCCATGGATTTGGCCATGGATTTGGACACCGCGGTTTCGGACACGGTTTCGGCCATGGATTCGGTCGCGGATTCGGACACGGATTCGGACACGGTGGATTCGGCGGTTTCGGACACGGCGGTTTCGGTGGTTTCGGCGGTGGATACG gaTGGTGA
- the LOC135196896 gene encoding scavenger receptor class A member 3-like, protein MRLTFVEEKLRDLEKIEARLKISIVILQSIKNDPRFPGSVGDTGAAGVKGPRGSKGPTGYPGVNGICVTRASRNPAPGPRGPPGNKGDPGYPGDKVCNCDGERGDDGDPGDSLTGLPGARGVKGAKGERGPIIHYRKIQRK, encoded by the exons ATGCGTCTGACCTTTGTAGAGGAGAAACTGAGGGACCTGGAGAAGATAGAGGCCAGGCTGAAGATCTCCATAGTGATTCTACAAAGCATCAAAAACGATCCCAGAT TTCCAGGATCTGTTGGAGACACAGGCGCCGCCGGGGTCAAAGGACCTCGCGGTTCGAAGGGCCCCACAGGATACCCAGGAGTCAACGGGATCTGCGTAACAAGAGCCTCACGGAACCCAGCCCCAGGGCCGAGAGGTCCCCCAGGGAACAAAGGGGACCCAGGTTACCCAGGGGATAAGGTCTGCAACTGCGACGGTGAAAGAGGCGACGACggagatccaggggacagtttgaCGGGTCTCCCAGGGGCCAGGGGGGTTAAGGGAGCCAAGGGGGAGAGAGGCCCCATAATTCACTATCGTAAAATCCAGCGAAAATAA